In one Spirosoma rigui genomic region, the following are encoded:
- a CDS encoding aldehyde dehydrogenase (NADP(+)): protein MLLPYLNASFIGNEPITGEGDLFQAMAPARAETLDDEFTNVTQEQANLAIEKAASAFPAYSTLHPHKRADFLDAIADEIEAIGPDLINRAVLESGLPSGRITGERGRTTGQLRMFANLLRDGSWVDARINPALPDRTPLPRVDLRRMLIPLGPVVVFGASNFPLAFSVAGGDTASALAAGCTVVVKAHPSHPGTSSLVGQAIVAAAQKTSMPDGVFSLLHADYEVAQSLVAHPAIKAVGFTGSRAGGLALQRVANDRPEPIPVYAEMSSVNPVVILPGAVADQPETVAAGLAASVTLGVGQFCTNPGLVFLLDSPQTEPFLNTVTEKIQASAPATMLNAGIHKAFQKGIQQVRVIPGVHVLAESEAEADEAQTHGRPTILTTTAQLFLLSPDMSHEIFGPSSLIIVCETEAELAECLATLEGQLTATLFATERELNQSAYNWVDMLQGKAGRVLFGGFPTGVEVSEAMTHGGPFPATTDGGRSTSVGTGAILRFVRPVTYQSFPDSLLPPALQNANPLGIWRNIDGEFTQKPL, encoded by the coding sequence CTCGACGACGAGTTCACCAACGTGACCCAGGAGCAGGCCAATCTGGCCATTGAGAAAGCGGCTTCCGCTTTTCCGGCCTATTCAACCCTCCATCCGCATAAACGGGCTGACTTCCTCGATGCAATTGCCGATGAGATCGAAGCCATCGGGCCCGACCTGATCAACCGTGCCGTGCTGGAAAGTGGCTTGCCTTCGGGCCGTATCACCGGTGAGCGGGGCCGCACAACGGGTCAGCTCCGGATGTTTGCCAACTTGCTTCGCGATGGTTCGTGGGTTGACGCCCGGATCAATCCCGCCCTCCCCGACCGGACGCCCCTGCCGCGCGTTGACCTGCGCCGGATGCTGATTCCGCTGGGACCAGTAGTGGTTTTTGGGGCCAGTAACTTCCCGCTGGCCTTTTCGGTGGCGGGTGGCGATACGGCGTCGGCTCTCGCAGCGGGCTGTACCGTCGTGGTTAAAGCACACCCCTCGCACCCCGGCACATCGTCGCTGGTGGGTCAGGCTATTGTAGCCGCGGCCCAAAAGACCAGCATGCCGGATGGTGTTTTCTCGCTGCTCCACGCCGACTACGAGGTGGCGCAGTCGCTGGTAGCCCACCCGGCCATCAAAGCTGTTGGCTTCACGGGCTCCCGGGCCGGTGGTCTGGCCCTGCAGCGGGTAGCCAACGACCGGCCCGAACCCATTCCCGTCTATGCCGAGATGAGTTCGGTCAACCCCGTTGTCATTCTGCCGGGTGCCGTAGCCGACCAACCCGAGACCGTAGCGGCTGGTTTGGCCGCATCGGTCACGCTGGGTGTGGGGCAGTTCTGCACGAACCCGGGCCTGGTGTTCCTGCTCGACTCCCCCCAAACGGAGCCGTTCCTGAACACGGTAACCGAAAAAATTCAGGCATCGGCACCGGCAACGATGCTGAATGCGGGTATTCATAAAGCCTTTCAAAAGGGTATCCAGCAGGTTCGGGTCATTCCGGGCGTGCATGTGCTGGCCGAGAGCGAAGCCGAAGCCGACGAAGCCCAGACCCACGGCCGCCCCACGATCCTGACGACGACGGCGCAGCTGTTTCTGCTGAGTCCGGACATGAGCCACGAGATTTTCGGCCCCAGTTCGCTGATCATCGTGTGCGAAACCGAAGCGGAACTGGCCGAATGTCTGGCAACGCTGGAAGGCCAGCTGACGGCTACGCTCTTCGCCACGGAGCGTGAGCTAAACCAGTCGGCCTACAACTGGGTCGACATGCTGCAGGGCAAGGCCGGGCGAGTGTTGTTCGGCGGTTTCCCAACGGGCGTTGAAGTGAGCGAAGCCATGACCCACGGCGGCCCGTTTCCGGCCACAACCGATGGCGGACGTAGCACGTCGGTCGGAACGGGCGCTATTCTGCGGTTCGTCCGGCCGGTTACCTACCAAAGCTTCCCCGACTCGCTGCTCCCCCCCGCCCTGCAAAACGCCAACCCGCTGGGTATCTGGCGTAACATTGACGGTGAGTTTACGCAAAAGCCATTGTAA